One segment of Rhodanobacteraceae bacterium DNA contains the following:
- a CDS encoding peptidyl-Asp metalloendopeptidase — protein sequence MKFVASGQRLSLALALALLSSQTLAAPFAQLGRAPIDAANPVVAALRAERSTAALNLMQIDSSVLSADSDRLEIRLAGNRTVVARRSGSRFSEDGTLVWEGYIEGKTNPAGADGRAQPDDLLNTVTLVKSGDEVAGTLRIDGRLHRLSSLGRGQHVLAAIDESKLPPDHPEEYKSLPVANIGTEDHGNKAAGTKAISTIRVMVVITDRAKTKIGNITNFVNLAISETNAGYTNSGVEITAQLAGTYTTSYVESGSMSTDLARIRGTTDGYMDSVHSLRNTNAADIVMFVIDNAASCGLASGIGATASTAFAAVHYSCATGYYSFGHEMGHLQSARHDPANDPTTTPYAYGHGYQYAAGGWRTIMAYACSTGTCNRINYWSNPAKLRSGVPMGTTSTHHNQRVLNNTKATIAAFR from the coding sequence ATGAAGTTCGTCGCCTCTGGCCAGCGCCTGTCGCTGGCGCTTGCGCTTGCCCTGTTGTCCAGCCAGACCCTCGCTGCGCCGTTCGCGCAGCTGGGCCGCGCCCCGATCGACGCCGCCAATCCGGTGGTTGCCGCCCTGCGCGCGGAACGCAGCACCGCTGCCCTGAACCTGATGCAGATCGACAGTTCCGTGCTGTCGGCCGACAGCGACCGCCTCGAGATCCGGCTGGCCGGCAACCGCACGGTGGTCGCGCGGCGCAGCGGCTCACGCTTCTCGGAGGACGGCACTCTGGTCTGGGAGGGCTACATCGAGGGCAAGACAAACCCGGCCGGCGCGGATGGTCGCGCGCAGCCGGACGACCTGCTGAATACGGTGACGCTGGTGAAGAGCGGCGACGAGGTCGCGGGCACCCTGCGCATCGATGGCCGGTTGCATCGATTGAGTTCGCTTGGCCGTGGCCAGCACGTCCTGGCCGCCATCGATGAGTCGAAATTGCCGCCCGACCACCCGGAGGAATACAAGTCCTTGCCGGTGGCGAACATCGGCACCGAGGATCACGGCAACAAGGCTGCCGGCACCAAGGCGATCTCGACCATCCGGGTGATGGTGGTGATCACCGATCGCGCGAAGACCAAGATCGGCAACATCACCAACTTCGTCAACCTCGCGATCAGCGAAACCAACGCCGGCTACACCAATTCCGGTGTGGAGATCACCGCGCAACTGGCGGGCACCTACACCACGTCCTATGTCGAATCCGGAAGCATGTCGACCGACCTGGCGCGCATCCGCGGCACCACCGACGGCTACATGGACAGCGTGCATTCGCTGCGCAACACCAATGCCGCCGACATCGTCATGTTCGTGATCGACAACGCCGCATCCTGCGGGCTGGCTTCGGGAATCGGCGCCACGGCCAGCACTGCGTTCGCCGCGGTGCACTACAGCTGCGCCACCGGCTACTACTCCTTCGGCCACGAAATGGGCCATTTGCAGAGCGCCCGCCACGATCCGGCCAACGATCCGACGACGACGCCGTATGCGTATGGCCATGGCTACCAGTACGCCGCGGGCGGTTGGCGCACGATCATGGCCTATGCCTGCAGCACCGGCACCTGCAACCGCATCAACTACTGGTCCAACCCGGCCAAGCTGCGCAGCGGTGTGCCGATGGGCACCACCAGCACGCACCACAACCAGCGCGTGCTGAACAACACCAAGGCGACCATCGCCGCGTTCCGCTGA
- a CDS encoding META domain-containing protein — MQGSFKLIAMFIAGLAAGCSNAPMSPVIEDDADADPRRNTSAPTAAPDGAWHWLGTQVGAALWVIDEPTRYRMEFAGDSQLQLQVDCNRGSAGYTLSADGLFQAGPPGLTKMGCGDASHDREFIGQLAQARRLSFDGDWLQLALGGEGGVMLYARDPALRLHGYQCEEGGAFAAAFGAASAAVLVDGNVHVLPQVPSGSGTEYRANGIQLSTKGELATLSGVGRNRRGCRFGD; from the coding sequence ATGCAAGGCTCGTTCAAACTTATTGCGATGTTCATCGCGGGCCTGGCGGCCGGCTGCAGCAATGCGCCGATGTCGCCGGTCATCGAGGACGATGCGGACGCCGATCCGCGCCGGAATACCTCCGCACCCACCGCTGCGCCAGACGGCGCCTGGCATTGGCTGGGTACCCAGGTGGGCGCGGCGCTGTGGGTGATCGACGAGCCCACGCGCTACCGCATGGAATTCGCCGGCGACAGTCAGCTGCAGCTGCAGGTGGACTGCAACCGCGGCAGCGCCGGGTACACCCTGTCGGCCGATGGCCTGTTTCAGGCGGGCCCGCCCGGTCTGACCAAGATGGGCTGCGGCGATGCCAGCCATGACCGTGAATTCATCGGCCAGCTGGCGCAGGCGCGCCGTTTGTCCTTCGATGGCGACTGGCTGCAGCTGGCGCTCGGCGGCGAAGGTGGCGTGATGCTGTATGCGCGCGACCCCGCGCTGCGCCTGCACGGTTACCAGTGCGAGGAAGGCGGCGCCTTCGCCGCGGCTTTCGGTGCTGCCAGTGCTGCCGTGCTCGTCGATGGCAATGTGCACGTGCTGCCACAGGTGCCATCCGGATCCGGTACCGAGTACCGTGCGAATGGCATCCAGCTCAGCACCAAGGGCGAATTGGCGACGCTGTCCGGCGTAGGCCGCAACCGCCGTGGTTGCCGCTTCGGCGATTGA
- a CDS encoding GntP family permease has translation MDLLIVLAALIFLMVVAYRGYSVILFAPVAALGAVLLTDPALVAPMFTGLFMDKMVGFLKLYFPVFLLGAVFGKLIEVSGFSKSIVAATIRVVGAQRAMLSIVLVCAILTYGGVSLFVVVFAVYPFAAELFRQSNIPKRLIPGTIALGAFTFTMDALPGTPQIQNIIPTSFFGTNTWAAPWLGVIGAIFILICGMSYLEWRRRAAVAAGEGYGDNLVNEPAPFTGGQLAHPLVAILPLVLVGVSNKLFTTWIPQAYGKTHEFIPAVMGNAAPVVQEVPKVAAIWAVQGALLAGIACVLAFAWGPVMRSFAEGSKQAISGAMLAAMNTASEYGFGAVIAALPGFLVVANALGAIPNPLVNEAITVTSLAGITGSASGGMSIALAAMSETFIANANAAGIPMEVLHRVASMASGGMDTLPHNGAVITLLAVTGLTHRQSYKDIFAITVIKTLAVFVIIAAYYLTGWV, from the coding sequence ATGGACCTGCTGATCGTCCTTGCTGCGCTGATCTTCCTGATGGTGGTGGCCTATCGCGGCTACAGCGTGATCCTGTTCGCGCCGGTGGCCGCGCTCGGGGCGGTGCTGCTGACCGACCCGGCGCTGGTGGCGCCGATGTTCACCGGCTTGTTCATGGACAAGATGGTGGGCTTCCTCAAGCTCTACTTCCCGGTGTTCCTGCTGGGCGCGGTGTTCGGCAAGCTGATCGAAGTCTCCGGCTTCTCCAAGTCCATTGTGGCGGCGACCATCCGCGTGGTCGGCGCGCAGCGCGCGATGCTGTCGATCGTGCTGGTGTGCGCCATCCTGACCTACGGCGGCGTGTCGCTGTTCGTCGTGGTGTTCGCGGTCTATCCCTTCGCCGCCGAATTGTTCCGCCAGAGCAACATCCCGAAGCGGCTGATTCCGGGCACCATCGCGCTTGGCGCCTTCACCTTCACGATGGACGCGCTGCCGGGCACGCCGCAGATCCAGAACATCATCCCGACCTCGTTCTTCGGCACCAACACCTGGGCCGCACCGTGGCTGGGCGTGATCGGGGCGATCTTCATCCTGATCTGCGGCATGAGCTACCTGGAATGGCGCCGGCGCGCAGCGGTGGCGGCTGGGGAAGGCTATGGCGACAACCTCGTCAACGAACCCGCACCCTTCACCGGTGGCCAGCTTGCGCACCCGCTGGTGGCGATCCTGCCGCTGGTGCTGGTGGGGGTGAGCAACAAGCTGTTCACCACCTGGATCCCGCAGGCCTACGGCAAGACCCACGAGTTCATCCCCGCGGTGATGGGCAATGCCGCACCGGTGGTGCAGGAAGTGCCGAAGGTCGCCGCGATCTGGGCAGTCCAGGGCGCGCTGCTGGCCGGCATCGCGTGTGTGCTCGCCTTTGCCTGGGGTCCGGTGATGCGCAGTTTCGCCGAAGGCAGCAAGCAGGCGATCTCGGGCGCCATGCTGGCGGCGATGAACACAGCCAGTGAGTACGGCTTCGGCGCGGTGATCGCAGCCCTGCCCGGCTTCCTGGTCGTCGCCAATGCGCTCGGCGCGATCCCCAACCCGCTGGTCAACGAGGCGATCACGGTGACCTCGCTGGCGGGCATTACCGGCTCCGCCTCGGGGGGCATGAGCATCGCGCTGGCGGCGATGAGCGAGACCTTCATCGCCAACGCCAACGCCGCCGGCATCCCCATGGAGGTCCTGCACCGGGTCGCTTCGATGGCCTCCGGCGGCATGGACACCCTGCCGCACAACGGCGCTGTGATCACCCTGCTTGCGGTCACCGGCCTGACCCACCGCCAGTCCTACAAGGACATCTTCGCGATCACCGTGATCAAGACCCTGGCGGTGTTCGTAATCATCGCAGCCTACTACCTGACCGGCTGGGTCTGA
- a CDS encoding DksA/TraR family C4-type zinc finger protein produces MATGWAGDGAVQDQIDATIKDAIARARAQVPRGPGLRHCEECEAPIPQARRDAVPGVRLCVACQQAQESETTGFTGYNRRGSKDSQLR; encoded by the coding sequence ATGGCCACAGGTTGGGCAGGCGATGGCGCAGTGCAGGACCAGATCGACGCCACGATCAAGGACGCGATTGCCCGCGCACGGGCGCAGGTGCCGCGCGGCCCGGGCCTCCGCCATTGCGAAGAATGCGAGGCGCCAATTCCGCAGGCGCGGCGCGACGCGGTTCCCGGTGTGCGCCTGTGCGTGGCCTGCCAGCAAGCGCAGGAAAGCGAGACGACGGGCTTCACCGGCTACAACCGCCGCGGCAGCAAGGACAGTCAGTTGCGCTGA
- a CDS encoding cold-shock protein: MSDRQIGTVKWFNDAKGFGFLSRPDGDDVFVHFRAIQGSGFKSLQEGQKVSFLVTKGPKGLQADQVQPL; the protein is encoded by the coding sequence ATGTCGGATCGTCAGATCGGTACCGTGAAGTGGTTCAATGACGCCAAGGGCTTCGGCTTCCTGAGCCGTCCGGATGGGGACGACGTGTTCGTCCATTTCCGCGCCATCCAGGGCAGCGGCTTCAAGTCGCTGCAGGAAGGCCAGAAGGTCAGCTTCCTCGTCACCAAGGGCCCGAAGGGCCTGCAGGCTGACCAGGTGCAGCCGCTGTAA
- a CDS encoding patatin-like phospholipase family protein encodes MNRATWRALVALALLLLSGASLAAKCIGLVLGGGGARGAAHIGVLKVLERERVPVCRIAGTSMGAIVGGLYASGYSPGEIEAILVSVDWRDVLDDDPPRTDYPMRRKNDTLRYLMDFRFGLRDGAIQLPRGVIQGQKLLMLLRRLTLHTWRTPDFDQFPIPFRAVATDIARGEPVVFREGDLALAIRSSMSVPAAFAPLRVDGRLLVDGGIVNNVPVDIVQQMGADRLIVVDVGAPLASDEELNSPIAITMQMLDVLMKQRTAQVLSAMAPEDIKILPQLGTLSSADFIRSPEAIPLGAAAAEAQIERLRTLSVSPEEFAAWRARHRQPGFDPPLVAFLDVLKSRSRTAGYVERELDGIAGAPLDVTTLERALSGAYAQGNYERIAWKPVERDGRVGVEVTPVDKGWGPDFLTFGLQISDDFEGRSDYQLGAEYTRTGLNRYGGEWRSRGEIGRITGLRSEFFQPAGDRGQYFAQPYIEYRAFDQPLSAGDFVLSTYRLRRAVLGLDIGWDLRQSDQIYAGIYRGHASASVSVGDSTLLPDLSANTGAVRFGYVRDTLDDGNFPGNGSRGEVLLVSELAALGSSGDGETLDLNWDKALSRGANRILFGSRLHLGWGEPNPLETLAPLGGFLNLSGFTERELLGENLLLLRSVYYRRLGDSGQLFSVPAFVGGSIETGNVYESRDALISLENLIWSGSIFLGIDSPFGPIFLGYGRASTGDASLYLNFGTLLRPRL; translated from the coding sequence ATGAATCGCGCGACCTGGCGGGCCCTCGTGGCGCTCGCCCTGCTGCTGCTGTCGGGCGCAAGCCTGGCGGCCAAGTGCATCGGCCTGGTGCTCGGCGGCGGAGGTGCGCGCGGCGCCGCGCACATCGGCGTGCTCAAGGTGCTCGAGCGCGAGCGCGTGCCGGTCTGCCGCATCGCCGGCACCAGCATGGGCGCCATCGTCGGCGGCCTGTACGCCTCCGGCTACTCGCCGGGCGAGATCGAAGCGATCCTGGTCTCGGTGGACTGGAGAGATGTGCTCGACGACGATCCGCCGCGCACCGACTACCCGATGCGGCGCAAGAACGACACCCTGCGCTATCTGATGGACTTCCGCTTCGGCCTGCGTGACGGTGCGATCCAGTTGCCGCGTGGCGTGATCCAGGGGCAAAAGCTGCTGATGCTGCTGCGCCGGCTGACCCTGCACACCTGGCGCACGCCGGACTTTGACCAGTTCCCGATCCCCTTCCGCGCGGTGGCCACCGACATTGCCCGCGGCGAGCCGGTGGTGTTCCGCGAGGGCGACCTGGCGTTGGCGATCCGCTCCAGCATGTCGGTGCCGGCCGCGTTCGCGCCGCTGCGCGTCGACGGGCGATTGCTGGTCGATGGCGGCATCGTCAACAACGTGCCGGTCGACATCGTGCAGCAGATGGGTGCGGACCGCCTGATCGTGGTCGATGTCGGTGCGCCGCTGGCCAGCGACGAGGAGCTGAACTCGCCGATCGCGATCACCATGCAGATGCTCGATGTGCTGATGAAGCAGCGCACCGCGCAGGTGCTCTCGGCGATGGCGCCAGAAGACATCAAGATCCTGCCGCAGCTCGGGACTTTGTCGAGCGCCGATTTCATCCGCTCGCCGGAAGCAATCCCGCTCGGCGCGGCGGCGGCGGAGGCACAGATCGAGCGCCTGCGCACGCTGTCGGTCTCGCCCGAGGAATTCGCCGCCTGGCGTGCGCGCCACCGCCAGCCGGGCTTCGACCCGCCGTTGGTGGCCTTCCTCGACGTGCTCAAGAGCCGCAGCCGCACCGCAGGGTACGTCGAGCGCGAGCTGGATGGTATCGCCGGCGCGCCGCTCGATGTGACCACGCTGGAGCGCGCGCTCAGCGGCGCCTACGCCCAGGGCAACTACGAGCGCATCGCGTGGAAGCCGGTGGAGCGCGACGGGCGCGTGGGCGTCGAGGTGACGCCGGTCGACAAGGGCTGGGGCCCCGACTTCCTGACCTTCGGGCTGCAGATCAGCGACGATTTCGAAGGCCGCAGCGACTACCAGCTTGGCGCCGAGTACACCCGCACCGGTCTCAACCGTTACGGCGGCGAGTGGCGCTCGCGCGGGGAAATCGGCCGCATCACCGGGCTGCGCAGCGAGTTCTTCCAGCCGGCGGGCGATCGCGGCCAGTATTTCGCGCAGCCCTACATCGAGTATCGCGCCTTCGACCAGCCGCTGAGTGCCGGCGATTTCGTGCTCTCCACTTACCGCCTGCGGCGCGCGGTGCTCGGCCTGGACATCGGCTGGGACCTCAGGCAGTCGGACCAGATCTATGCCGGCATCTACCGTGGCCACGCCAGCGCCAGCGTCAGCGTGGGCGACAGCACGCTGCTGCCGGATTTGTCCGCCAACACGGGCGCCGTCCGGTTCGGGTATGTGCGCGACACCCTGGACGACGGCAACTTTCCCGGCAACGGCAGCCGCGGCGAGGTCCTGCTGGTGTCGGAGCTGGCGGCGCTCGGCTCCAGCGGCGATGGCGAGACCCTGGACCTGAACTGGGACAAGGCACTCAGCCGCGGCGCCAACCGCATCCTGTTCGGCAGCCGTTTGCACCTGGGCTGGGGCGAACCCAATCCGCTGGAAACCCTGGCACCGCTCGGCGGCTTTCTCAATCTCTCGGGCTTCACCGAGCGCGAGCTGCTCGGCGAGAACCTGCTGCTGCTGCGCTCGGTCTACTACCGGCGCCTGGGCGATTCGGGCCAGCTGTTCTCGGTGCCGGCATTCGTCGGCGGCAGCATCGAGACCGGCAACGTCTACGAGTCCCGCGATGCCCTGATCAGCCTGGAGAACCTGATCTGGTCCGGCAGCATCTTCCTCGGCATCGATTCGCCCTTCGGGCCGATCTTCCTGGGCTACGGGCGCGCCAGCACGGGCGACGCCTCCCTGTACCTGAACTTCGGCACGCTGCTGCGGCCGCGGCTGTAG
- a CDS encoding RNA-binding protein — translation MLTLSVRGLPRKMTEQLLTEMFTAHGRVRNLKMSRDLFSGECRGFAELDMEGHEARKAIAALNGSTVEGEALKVGLKSELKQRRR, via the coding sequence ATGCTGACGTTGAGTGTGCGCGGCCTGCCGCGCAAGATGACCGAACAACTGCTGACCGAAATGTTCACCGCGCACGGCCGCGTGCGCAATCTGAAGATGTCGCGTGACCTGTTTTCCGGCGAGTGCCGCGGCTTCGCCGAACTCGACATGGAAGGCCACGAGGCGCGCAAGGCGATTGCCGCGCTGAACGGTTCCACCGTCGAGGGCGAGGCGCTTAAAGTCGGGCTGAAGAGCGAGCTGAAGCAGCGTCGACGCTGA
- a CDS encoding serine/threonine protein kinase, with product MAAEDAATLAPAAAEAARYRRLCAAFDRVHPLDGAGRAQTLDALRASDPDLVDELLEMLAASAGPGLDAVAAPADVLPDDLGGERGYRVLREIGRGGMVRVLLAERADGRFERQVAIKVIDGSRQDADWRRRFVAEREILARLVHPNIARLLDAGESAGGIPYLVMEYVDGEPLDRYLRAHPLTLEQRIALFEQVAAAVSHAHQMLVAHRDIKPGNILVDRDGVPHLLDFGIARLLSQQTATATGTRALTPRYAAPEQVAGTPGSATLDVYQLGVLLYELLAGAPPFVELDGAALLRAVLEQDPPPPGRAARTAGVADPRRIDTDLDAICLRALRKEPAQRYPSVDAVLADLARWRSGEPVQAHAGGLAYRGRKFLRRHWRSLGVVVLLVVLTGGFIWRLNQELRRSERERAVAEQATELITNVFGSADPSRAQGQELTLSEALDQAVGRLRQMPDQPPLVRARVLESVGATFLELSRQAQAIPLLGEAADAYARAAEYDGQQRALHGQAIAMQDLGRYPEAQAAIEGVLRMRTAQGLRGDAFEAELHSSLANLHQYQRRPDQALAEFDQALAILRAMELPDQGQLAHTLRNLGDIRTAQGDIAGGHLALLEAQKLTQSLYGPDHPDSIRLLRMLGRNAQRRGAHGEALAHFELGWERAQRVFTAPHTVRVLLGHPLALALAIQDRLDDALRVMRAVADESDKLFPAGHPSRATVDNDLALVLALSGDAGDARARGESALAARREGGDEDAAIAQSELIIHALDCRARSDAPGKQHSSELLTRVLADPQLLPALGDLYRQLAQTCR from the coding sequence ATGGCTGCTGAAGACGCTGCAACGCTAGCGCCTGCGGCAGCCGAGGCCGCACGCTACCGCCGCCTTTGCGCGGCCTTCGACCGGGTGCATCCACTCGACGGCGCGGGCCGCGCGCAGACACTGGATGCACTGCGCGCGAGCGATCCCGACCTGGTCGATGAGCTGCTGGAAATGCTCGCGGCCAGTGCGGGCCCGGGGCTCGATGCCGTGGCCGCACCAGCCGATGTGCTGCCGGATGACCTTGGCGGCGAGCGCGGCTACCGGGTGCTGCGCGAGATCGGCCGCGGCGGCATGGTGCGCGTGCTGCTGGCCGAGCGCGCGGATGGCCGCTTCGAGCGCCAGGTGGCGATCAAGGTCATCGATGGCTCGCGCCAGGATGCCGACTGGCGCCGTCGCTTCGTCGCCGAGCGCGAGATCCTGGCGCGGCTGGTCCATCCGAACATCGCGCGACTGCTGGATGCTGGCGAGAGCGCCGGCGGCATCCCCTACCTGGTCATGGAGTACGTGGACGGCGAGCCGCTGGACCGCTACCTGCGCGCCCACCCGCTCACGCTGGAGCAGCGGATCGCGCTGTTCGAGCAGGTCGCCGCCGCGGTATCGCACGCGCACCAGATGCTGGTCGCGCATCGCGACATCAAGCCTGGGAACATCCTGGTCGACCGCGACGGCGTGCCGCACCTGCTCGATTTCGGCATCGCCCGGTTGCTGTCGCAACAGACCGCCACCGCCACCGGCACGCGCGCCCTGACGCCGCGCTATGCCGCGCCGGAACAGGTGGCGGGCACGCCTGGCAGCGCCACCCTGGATGTCTACCAGCTCGGGGTGCTGCTCTACGAGTTGCTGGCAGGCGCGCCGCCGTTCGTTGAGCTGGACGGTGCCGCACTGCTCCGGGCCGTGCTGGAGCAGGACCCGCCGCCGCCGGGTCGCGCCGCACGCACCGCGGGTGTGGCGGATCCGCGGCGCATCGATACGGACCTGGACGCGATCTGCCTGCGTGCGTTGCGCAAGGAACCGGCGCAGCGCTATCCCAGCGTGGATGCCGTGCTGGCAGACCTGGCGCGCTGGCGCAGCGGCGAGCCGGTCCAGGCGCACGCCGGTGGCTTGGCCTACCGCGGGCGCAAGTTCCTGCGCCGGCACTGGCGTTCGCTGGGCGTGGTGGTGCTGCTGGTGGTGCTGACGGGCGGATTCATCTGGCGCCTGAACCAGGAGCTGCGACGCAGCGAGCGCGAGCGCGCGGTGGCCGAGCAGGCCACCGAGCTGATCACCAATGTCTTCGGCAGCGCCGATCCCTCGCGCGCGCAGGGCCAGGAACTGACCCTGAGCGAGGCGCTCGACCAGGCTGTCGGCCGTCTGCGCCAGATGCCGGACCAGCCGCCGCTGGTGCGCGCACGCGTGCTCGAATCGGTGGGCGCCACCTTCCTCGAACTCTCCCGCCAGGCACAGGCGATCCCACTGCTGGGCGAGGCTGCGGACGCCTACGCGCGCGCCGCGGAATACGACGGCCAGCAGCGCGCGTTGCACGGACAGGCGATCGCCATGCAGGATCTGGGTCGCTACCCGGAGGCCCAGGCGGCCATCGAAGGCGTGCTCCGGATGCGCACCGCCCAGGGCCTGCGTGGAGATGCGTTCGAGGCCGAGTTGCATTCCTCCCTTGCCAATTTGCACCAGTACCAGCGGCGCCCGGATCAGGCGCTGGCCGAGTTCGACCAGGCGCTGGCAATCCTGCGCGCGATGGAACTGCCAGACCAGGGGCAACTGGCACACACGCTGCGTAACCTCGGCGATATCCGCACCGCGCAGGGCGATATCGCGGGTGGACATCTCGCCCTGCTGGAAGCGCAGAAGCTGACCCAGTCCCTGTATGGGCCGGATCACCCGGACAGCATCCGCCTGTTGCGCATGCTCGGGCGCAATGCCCAGCGGCGCGGCGCGCACGGCGAGGCACTGGCGCACTTCGAGCTGGGCTGGGAACGCGCCCAGCGGGTGTTCACCGCGCCGCACACGGTACGCGTGCTGCTGGGCCATCCGCTGGCGCTGGCGCTGGCGATCCAGGACCGGCTGGACGACGCCCTGCGGGTAATGCGCGCAGTTGCCGACGAAAGCGACAAGCTGTTCCCGGCCGGCCATCCCAGCCGTGCGACGGTCGACAACGACCTCGCTCTGGTGTTGGCCTTGTCAGGCGACGCCGGCGATGCGCGCGCGCGCGGCGAGAGTGCGCTCGCGGCGCGCCGTGAAGGCGGCGACGAGGATGCAGCGATCGCGCAGTCCGAGCTGATCATCCACGCGCTCGATTGCCGTGCGCGCAGCGACGCTCCCGGGAAGCAGCACTCGTCCGAACTCCTCACCCGGGTGTTGGCCGACCCGCAGTTGCTCCCGGCACTGGGCGATCTTTACCGGCAGCTGGCGCAAACCTGCCGCTGA
- a CDS encoding potassium transporter TrkA: MPLSNVTLRDRLRYRFENTLSRGTVAIIGWLALVSLLIVVLAALVLGVTGLGSDPADPASELGFIEGGWQSLMHAMDAGNLAGDAGWPLRMVMLVVTIGGIFIIGSLIGTITAGLDARLQELRKGRSRVIEQDFTLILGWSSKVYSIIGELIIANANQKKPRIVILSPREKTEMEDEIRGKFPSTKNTRVICRSGDPLDLDDLAVVTPNAARAIIILAPEDENPDIHVIKSVLALTNNPARRAEPYHIVAEIRDEANLEAGELVGGSEAIYVRGEELIARVTAQTCRQSGLSVVYTELLDFDGAEIYIKPEPALAGRSYREAISAYAESAVIGIMRGNGEVLVNPPMDTRLAADDSVIAISEDDDTVVLAKAPPSAPDVSTLSEKPPRRSDPERTLVLGWNPKAEAIVRELDNYVAAGSELVVVAQRDGVREKLVAMSKSLKRQRLRHAPGDIASRAVLDALQVYRYDHIILLSYSDLPIQQADAQTLITLLHLRNIAEQHSVDLNIVSEMMDIRNRTLAQVAKADDFIVSDKLVSLMISQLSENKALDKVLGILFSAEGSEIYIRPVADYVKVDRPVDFHTLLEAAARRGETAIGYRIIARSNDAEQGFGVRLNPKKSEKVQFSKDDMIVVLADD, from the coding sequence ATGCCGCTCAGCAATGTGACCTTGCGCGACCGCCTGCGCTACCGCTTCGAGAACACGCTCTCGCGCGGCACGGTGGCGATCATCGGCTGGCTGGCGCTGGTGTCGCTGCTCATCGTGGTGCTTGCGGCGCTGGTGCTCGGGGTGACCGGGCTCGGCAGCGATCCTGCCGATCCTGCCAGCGAACTCGGCTTCATCGAGGGCGGCTGGCAGAGCCTGATGCACGCGATGGACGCGGGCAACCTGGCCGGGGATGCGGGCTGGCCGCTGCGCATGGTGATGCTGGTGGTGACGATTGGCGGCATCTTCATCATCGGCAGCCTGATTGGCACGATCACCGCCGGCCTGGATGCGCGGCTGCAGGAGTTGCGCAAGGGGCGCTCACGGGTGATCGAGCAGGATTTCACTTTGATCCTGGGCTGGTCGAGCAAGGTCTATTCGATCATCGGCGAACTGATCATTGCCAACGCCAACCAGAAGAAGCCGCGCATCGTGATCCTCTCGCCGCGCGAGAAGACCGAGATGGAAGACGAGATCCGCGGCAAGTTCCCGAGCACGAAGAACACCCGCGTGATCTGCCGCAGCGGAGATCCGCTGGACCTCGACGACCTTGCCGTGGTGACGCCGAATGCCGCGCGCGCGATCATCATCCTCGCGCCGGAGGACGAGAACCCGGACATCCACGTGATCAAGTCGGTGCTGGCGCTGACCAACAACCCGGCGCGGCGGGCGGAGCCATACCATATCGTCGCCGAGATCCGCGACGAGGCCAATCTCGAAGCCGGCGAACTGGTCGGCGGCAGTGAGGCGATCTACGTCCGCGGCGAGGAATTGATCGCGCGCGTGACCGCGCAGACCTGCCGCCAGTCCGGGCTGTCGGTGGTCTACACCGAGCTGCTCGACTTCGACGGCGCCGAGATCTACATCAAGCCGGAGCCGGCGCTGGCTGGGCGCAGCTATCGCGAGGCGATCTCTGCGTACGCCGAGTCTGCAGTGATCGGAATCATGCGCGGCAACGGTGAGGTGCTGGTGAATCCGCCGATGGACACCCGCCTGGCGGCCGACGACAGTGTCATCGCGATCAGCGAGGACGACGACACCGTGGTCCTGGCCAAGGCGCCGCCGTCGGCTCCGGATGTATCGACGCTGTCGGAGAAGCCGCCGCGACGCTCCGATCCCGAGCGCACCTTGGTGCTCGGCTGGAACCCGAAGGCCGAGGCGATCGTTCGCGAGCTCGACAACTATGTCGCGGCTGGCTCCGAGCTGGTGGTAGTGGCGCAGCGCGATGGCGTGCGCGAAAAACTGGTCGCGATGTCCAAGTCGCTGAAGCGCCAGCGTCTGCGCCATGCACCTGGGGACATTGCCAGCCGCGCGGTGCTCGATGCGCTGCAGGTGTATCGCTATGACCACATCATCCTGCTGAGCTACAGCGACCTGCCGATCCAGCAGGCAGATGCGCAGACCCTGATCACGCTGCTGCACCTGCGCAACATCGCCGAGCAGCACAGCGTGGACCTGAACATCGTCAGCGAGATGATGGACATCCGCAACCGCACGCTGGCGCAGGTGGCCAAGGCCGACGACTTCATCGTCAGCGACAAGCTGGTGTCGCTGATGATCTCCCAGCTCAGCGAGAACAAGGCCCTCGACAAGGTGCTCGGCATCCTGTTCAGCGCCGAGGGCTCGGAGATCTACATCCGCCCGGTCGCCGACTACGTCAAGGTCGACCGCCCGGTGGACTTCCATACCCTGCTGGAGGCGGCGGCGCGGCGTGGCGAGACGGCGATCGGCTATCGCATCATCGCCCGCAGCAACGACGCCGAGCAGGGCTTTGGCGTCCGCCTGAATCCGAAGAAGAGCGAGAAGGTGCAGTTCTCGAAGGACGACATGATCGTGGTCCTTGCCGACGACTGA